Genomic DNA from Ilyobacter polytropus DSM 2926:
TTCTATACGTCCCTTGTAGTTAAGTTCTCTCACAGTTGTAACAGTTTTATCTGCATGAGTTTTCTTTTCTATATAAAACTGCTGCGTAGCCTTAGAGGCTATTGCAGGAGAGTGAGTTATACATACCACCTGGGAATTCCCGCCTATATCTTTTAACTTGCTGGCAATCTTCCTCACTGTTTCCCCACCTACCCCTGTATCTATCTCATCAAATACAAGGATAGGGACATTATCCACCACAGAAAATATGGATTTCAAGGCAAGCATAATACGGCTCACCTCTCCTCCAGAAGCAATTTTAGACAGTGGTTTAGGACTCTGTCCTTTATTGGTGGTGATAAGAAATTCCACCTGATCAGAGCCGTTTCTCCCCATCCCTTCTATAAGCCCAAATGATATTTTAAACATACTGTCCTTCATATTTAGATACTTGAGCTCATTTTCCATCCTGCTCTCTATAAGAGCTGCACTTTCCTTTCTTGCTGCACTTAGTTTTTCAGCATATTTTTTGTATAATGCTGTCAGTTCATCCCGCTCTTTTATTAGCTTTTTCTCTTCAAAGTTACTCTCATGAAGTGTATCCAATTTTTTCTGTAGGTCATCTCTGTAGTCTAGAATTTCCTCTATTGTAAATCCATACTTTTTTTTCAAAGAATTTATTTTGTCTAACCTGTCTACAAGTTCATTTAGTCTAAACTCATCGGTGTCTGTATCCTCTTCTAAGTTTTCTATTATATAGACAACATCTTCTAAATCATAATAAATCTTTTCAAGCTTATCCTGGGCCTCTTCAAATTCTTTTCCGTATTTTGAAACAGACTCCAGAAATTTCTTGGAGTTGTAGATAAAGGACATGGCATTATGCTCACCGTCTTTTAAAAGCGTATAAGAGTTTATAAGATTTTCCTTTATTTTACCAGAATTAAAAAGTTTTTTATATTCATCTTCTAGCTCTTCATCTTCACCCGATTTCAATGATAAAGAATTTATCTCGTTAAGCTGAAATTCATAAAAATCTTTTTTCTCCTGTATCTCTTTTTTTATCTCTTCAATTTCAGAGATTTTTCTGCTTATTTTCCCATATCGTTCCACTGTGTTCTCAATTTTTGATCTTATATCCTGTGACTTATCACCGAGAAATTTGTCCAAAAGTTTTATATGATTATTTTTGTTTAAAAGCATCTGATGTGAATGCTGACCCACTAAATCTACGAGGGTACCCATTATCTGCTTTAGGCTTGATACAGGAACCCTTTTACCGTTTACAAAGGCTTTTCCTCTTCCATTTTTATCGAGCACCCTTCTCACTATGAGTTCTCCCTCTTCCACCTCTATACCTAGCTCTTTTAGTTCCTCAGTCTGGTAGTCACTGGTTTCAAATACTCCCTCTGCCATTAGGTATTCCTCTCCGTCTCGAAGCATTTCAACATTTGCCTTTTCTCCGATAAGAAGGTTTATTCCGCTGAGTATTATGGATTTTCCAGCACCAGTTTCTCCGGTCAGGGTTATGAGCCCATCTCCAAACTCCAACTCAAGTTCCTCTATTATAGCAAGGTTTTCTATCCTTAACTCCCTTAACATAATCTATCGCCCCACTTAAGCTTTTCTCTCAAAACTCCATAATAATCTCTGTTCTCAGAAAGAACTAGTTTCAAAGTCTTATCTGAATATCTAACTCTTACCTTCTCACCGTATGATATTTTAAATGACTTTTCTCCGTCTACTGTGAGATAACCAACTCTTTCCATATCTTCTATTATAAATTCCAGTTCTTCGTCTCCATCTACCACCACTGGTCTTGTACTTAGGTTATGAGGAGCAATGGGAGTTATAAGCATAGCCTTGATATTAGGCTTTATTATGGGCCCTCCTGCAGAAAGAGAATAGGCTGTAGATCCTGTAGGAGTTGCTACTATTACTCCGTCAGCTCTGTAGGTATTTACATATTCGTCATTAGAATACACACCTATTCTAACCAACTTTGTGAGCATACCTCCTTTTGATATCACAACTTCATTTAAGGCATGAAAATTCCTATCACCTAAACTTATTTCAAGAACTCTTCTTTTTTCAAGCTGATAGTATCCATCTAAAACCCTGTCATAGGTGTCAAAAGCTTCCTGCTCCTTTATCTCAGTTATAAAGCCCAAACTGCCCATATTTACAGCTATTACAAAAATATCAGGCTTTTCTATCAGCTCTTTGGCAGCTTTCAAAAGAGTTCCGTCTCCTCCTATAACCACTGCAAAATCACACTGCCAAGCATCTTCTAAGGAGTAGATTTTTAGTCCGTTATCCATAAAGTATTTTTTTGTCTTCCTGTAAAATTCAAGGGCTTTAACCTTATCCCTGTTGTATATCAAGCATACTTTTTTCATACTTTTCCTCCGATGATTGTCAAAACATAAGCAATGGATTTATAGCCTTTAGGTTAAATCTAAGTTCATAATAAAGACTAGGTTTACCGTCTGTAGACATTCCGAGTATTCCTATGTCCTGTCCTTTTTTGACTATGCTTCCTACCTTTACATAATGACTTATTAGATTTCCGTAGATACCTATCATGTTGTAGCCATAGTCAACCATTACCACTTTACCTAGACCCTGAAATTTCCCGGCATAGATAACCTTTCCAGATGCTGCTGACTTTACCCTGCTTCCCAGGCTAGAGGCTATCTCTATACCACTGCTTGTGACATTTCCTTGTTTTTTCTGTCCAAAAGTAACAGCATATCTGCCGTTTAACGGTTTTTTCATTTTTCCTATTTTTGATTTTGCAGTTGAAATATCTATATTTTTTACCTTTCTTGCTCTTTCTATTATTATTCTATCTATCTCTTTCGCTATATTTTTTTTCTTAATCTCAAGAGTTGAGATATTTTTTTTGTGATATATCTCTTTTTTGTTGAGCTGAGCAATAAGAGTATCTTTCTCTCTTTTTTTCCTTTCACCCTGTCTCTCTTTTTGTGCTAGGATATTTTTAAGTCTGGTCTGTTCTCTTCTGTCTTTCTCTATATCATTTTTTACCAAATCTATATCTTTTTGAACTACCCTTATATGCTCTAGGGTTTCAAGATCAGCATATAAGAGCTCTTTAAAGTTCCTCTTTTTGCTTTGGACATAATCTTTCTCAGTTTTATTTTTTTTCACCCTGTTCCAGGCCTCTAGTTTAGCGTTATATTCTCTGTTCTTTATCTTCAGTTCTTCAGAACTGAAATTTAAATTTCTTTTACTGTAATCTATTTTTTTTGACAAACTCGATATCTTTATCAAAAGTTCTTTTTTTTCGCTTTCAATCTTTTTTAATTCATTTTCTAGATCACTTATCTGTTTTTTTATGAGTTCTCTGTTTTGACCTATTACTTTTATCTCTTTGCTGCTTTTTTTTATTCCCTTCTCTATGTCTCCCATCTTTTTTTTCATGTCAGAAAGCTGGTCTCCATATGAAATTGAAGAGATTATAAAGAAAAAAACCACCCATTTTTTCACTGATTATCACCTTTAACTCTGTATATTTTTCTTGAAACAAACGGAAATACGCAGATAATTACAAGAATAGTCACAAGGGCTAAAACAAGCATCTGTTCTGTACTACTTAATATATAGTCTCTGTCATAATTTATAAACTCTTTTCTGAAAACTTCATAAAAATTTAGAAATATAAGCGTTCCTGTAAAGGCGGCCCCTGTAAATATGGCATCACTTATAAAATAATAAGGTTTAAGAACATTTTTTTTATTATCTCCCATATATATCTTCGAACTTATATCCCTGCTGTGTTTTACTATATTTGTATGAAGAAGATTAAATATTATTAAAACCACAGGCAGAAAAGCCCCTAGGAAAAAATATCTTATAAATGTTTGATTTTTGGCTATTCTTTTATTTAAATTTTGTAACTGTTCATTGTCTACATATACCTCTTTTATAAAGTTATCTTCCTTATCTAGATTTTGCCTTAATAGTTCTAGTTTATCATACCCGTCAAAAGTAATTGAAATGCTGTCAGAAAGTGGATTGTTTCCCTTAGGAAGCCTTATTCCTAGGTCATCTTCTAGCTCCCTCAACTCAACCTCTTTAGATTCATACTTCATATGTCTCACTTCTGGCAACTCAAGTAGTTTCCCCTCAAATTCATTTATTGATTTTTCGTCTGGATTTCCCTTAAGATATACCCTTACTTTATAATTGTCTTTTAAATTTTCAGTATTCTGATGTAGATTTAAAATAACTCCTCCAACTGCATTTAAAACTATAAAAGCAGAAATAAGAGTAAAAAAATTCATTCTATAACACTTAAAATCTCTATCTATTATTTCATCTAATTCATTCAAAAAGCTTTTTAACCATTTAAACATTTTTAATAACACCCTCTCCAAGTATATTTAAGTCTTTTGGATATTTTTCCAAAATAGTAACGTCATTTGTGATATACATTATACCTAATCCATTTTTACAAAGTTCTTCTAATAGTAAAAATACTTTTTTTATAGTTTGATCATCCAACCCTCTGTGAAAATCATCCATCACAAGATAAGAAGGTTCTGAAGACAATGCTCTTGCTAAACTGAAATAGTGCTTCTCCTCTTGAGTTAGATTTTCCAAAAATTCATCTTTTTTGTGCGCAAGATCAAAAAATTCCAAGACCTCTAGTGACAATTTACTGGCCTCTTTATCGGTATAGTCCCTCAAATTAAGGTAATATTGTAAATTTTCCATAATAGTTTTATAACTTATAAATTTATAATCATCGTAAGTTATTCCAAGTTTCCTAATAATAATTTTACATCCTGCCTTCGAAGATGTAAAATCTTCCCCTCCGATTATTATTGTCCCTTTTTTAGGAAGAGCGACTTTAGTCAGCATTTGTAAAAATAAATTCTTCTCATTTTTATCTTTATAAGAAAGATAAGAGAATTCACATTTATTTAATTCTAAATTAACTTCAGTTTTTCCATTTAAATTTACATTTACAAATTTAACCAAGATAAAACCTCCAAAAAAATTTTAGCATCTCTGATTTTTTTCACTATTTATTTTATATTGATATTTATAGTATATCAAAAAAAGAAAAACTTTCCCATCTAATCTGGAAAGCATTTTTTTATTTCTAGAAAAATAAATATAGAGGCAGAAATAACTCCGCCTCTATACCTCTATAAATTCTCTTTTATTACTGACACTATTTTTTCAGCAGTAAGTTCGTACTTCTCGAGAAGTTCCGCTCCCTTTCCACTTTGTCCAAACTTGTCGTAAATTCCTATTTTCTTCACCTTTGTAGGATGAACTTCTGAGAGAAACTCAGAAACTGCAGAACCTAATCCTCCTATTACAGAGTGCTCTTCAGCAGTAACTATAAACTTAGTTTCCTTAGCTGCTTTTAAGATAGCTTCACCATCTAGAGGTTTTACTGTTCCTACATTTAGGACTCTTACTGAAACTCCATCTTCTGCAAG
This window encodes:
- the recN gene encoding DNA repair protein RecN; the protein is MLRELRIENLAIIEELELEFGDGLITLTGETGAGKSIILSGINLLIGEKANVEMLRDGEEYLMAEGVFETSDYQTEELKELGIEVEEGELIVRRVLDKNGRGKAFVNGKRVPVSSLKQIMGTLVDLVGQHSHQMLLNKNNHIKLLDKFLGDKSQDIRSKIENTVERYGKISRKISEIEEIKKEIQEKKDFYEFQLNEINSLSLKSGEDEELEDEYKKLFNSGKIKENLINSYTLLKDGEHNAMSFIYNSKKFLESVSKYGKEFEEAQDKLEKIYYDLEDVVYIIENLEEDTDTDEFRLNELVDRLDKINSLKKKYGFTIEEILDYRDDLQKKLDTLHESNFEEKKLIKERDELTALYKKYAEKLSAARKESAALIESRMENELKYLNMKDSMFKISFGLIEGMGRNGSDQVEFLITTNKGQSPKPLSKIASGGEVSRIMLALKSIFSVVDNVPILVFDEIDTGVGGETVRKIASKLKDIGGNSQVVCITHSPAIASKATQQFYIEKKTHADKTVTTVRELNYKGRIEEIGRMLAGENITEAVLKHAKEILDEI
- a CDS encoding NAD(+)/NADH kinase, coding for MKKVCLIYNRDKVKALEFYRKTKKYFMDNGLKIYSLEDAWQCDFAVVIGGDGTLLKAAKELIEKPDIFVIAVNMGSLGFITEIKEQEAFDTYDRVLDGYYQLEKRRVLEISLGDRNFHALNEVVISKGGMLTKLVRIGVYSNDEYVNTYRADGVIVATPTGSTAYSLSAGGPIIKPNIKAMLITPIAPHNLSTRPVVVDGDEELEFIIEDMERVGYLTVDGEKSFKISYGEKVRVRYSDKTLKLVLSENRDYYGVLREKLKWGDRLC
- a CDS encoding murein hydrolase activator EnvC family protein, with translation MKKWVVFFFIISSISYGDQLSDMKKKMGDIEKGIKKSSKEIKVIGQNRELIKKQISDLENELKKIESEKKELLIKISSLSKKIDYSKRNLNFSSEELKIKNREYNAKLEAWNRVKKNKTEKDYVQSKKRNFKELLYADLETLEHIRVVQKDIDLVKNDIEKDRREQTRLKNILAQKERQGERKKREKDTLIAQLNKKEIYHKKNISTLEIKKKNIAKEIDRIIIERARKVKNIDISTAKSKIGKMKKPLNGRYAVTFGQKKQGNVTSSGIEIASSLGSRVKSAASGKVIYAGKFQGLGKVVMVDYGYNMIGIYGNLISHYVKVGSIVKKGQDIGILGMSTDGKPSLYYELRFNLKAINPLLMF
- a CDS encoding cell division protein FtsX — protein: MFKWLKSFLNELDEIIDRDFKCYRMNFFTLISAFIVLNAVGGVILNLHQNTENLKDNYKVRVYLKGNPDEKSINEFEGKLLELPEVRHMKYESKEVELRELEDDLGIRLPKGNNPLSDSISITFDGYDKLELLRQNLDKEDNFIKEVYVDNEQLQNLNKRIAKNQTFIRYFFLGAFLPVVLIIFNLLHTNIVKHSRDISSKIYMGDNKKNVLKPYYFISDAIFTGAAFTGTLIFLNFYEVFRKEFINYDRDYILSSTEQMLVLALVTILVIICVFPFVSRKIYRVKGDNQ
- a CDS encoding ATP-binding cassette domain-containing protein, giving the protein MVKFVNVNLNGKTEVNLELNKCEFSYLSYKDKNEKNLFLQMLTKVALPKKGTIIIGGEDFTSSKAGCKIIIRKLGITYDDYKFISYKTIMENLQYYLNLRDYTDKEASKLSLEVLEFFDLAHKKDEFLENLTQEEKHYFSLARALSSEPSYLVMDDFHRGLDDQTIKKVFLLLEELCKNGLGIMYITNDVTILEKYPKDLNILGEGVIKNV